A genomic segment from Montipora foliosa isolate CH-2021 chromosome 9, ASM3666993v2, whole genome shotgun sequence encodes:
- the LOC137970885 gene encoding transcription factor SOX-9-like, protein MTEETNAEIIKPDQTQPKNMDLSSAIATAVNHVLDGYDWSLIPLPVRVNGGHKHKPHVKRPMNAFMVWAQAARRKLADQYPHLHNAELSKTLGKLWKMLKDAEKKPFIEEAERLRLKHKREHPDYKYQPRRKKQKGNGGADQPEATISADDLLKVLKGDPQVVAKSASRDSSCASPDSSLSEEASSPESSSPATSPPTTPLPAVKVEGGSKCSEANLQDSEIQVQPSPTFPLKKSECGSVATSTNSGSNGAIDFHVEMGDLTTDLMVDTTEFDQYLHSYTQPMQIPSPPSVTYSSHGGYTQTTHGASRFASNSNPVTSSYTEFMEQLQKLPSSYPPNQVAPSALHQRNQPENGAYPFSFSDPAEVANGSTSRSFTIASVPPIAIPASSPATGVQNPQSSPSRLHTLMWK, encoded by the coding sequence ATGACAGAAGAAACGAACGCTGAAATCATTAAACCTGACCAGACTCAACCGAAGAACATGGATTTGAGCAGCGCGATAGCAACTGCAGTGAACCATGTTTTGGATGGCTATGATTGGTCTCTGATTCCATTGCCTGTGAGAGTGAACGGCGGACATAAACACAAACCTCACGTTAAAAGACCAATGAATGCCTTTATGGTTTGGGCACAAGCTGCTCGGAGGAAGCTAGCCGATCAATATCCACATCTTCACAATGCAGAACTGAGCAAGACGCTaggaaaactgtggaaaatgctCAAGGATGCTGAAAAGAAACCCTTTATTGAGGAAGCTGAGCGGCTTAgattgaagcacaaaagagagcACCCTGATTATAAATATCAACCCCGGCGAAAGAAGCAAAAAGGCAACGGAGGGGCAGACCAACCAGAGGCAACTATTTCGGCTGATGATCTCTTGAAAGTGCTCAAAGGCGATCCACAGGTGGTTGCAAAATCAGCGAGCCGCGATAGCAGCTGTGCGAGTCCTGACAGCAGTTTGAGCGAGGAGGCAAGCAGCCCTGAGTCGAGCAGCCCGGCTACGTCGCCTCCTACCACTCCGCTGCCTGCAGTTAAGGTTGAGGGGGGATCGAAATGCTCCGAGGCGAACTTACAAGATTCCGAGATCCAAGTACAGCCCTCTCCCACATTTCCACTTAAGAAATCTGAATGTGGCAGTGTTGCGACTTCTACCAACAGTGGCAGCAACGGTGCGATCGATTTTCACGTCGAAATGGGCGACCTGACAACAGATCTTATGGTAGATACGACCGAGTTTGATCAATACTTGCACTCATACACACAGCCAATGCAGATACCCTCGCCTCCATCTGTCACCTATTCCTCGCACGGAGGCTATACACAGACTACTCACGGTGCTTCAAGGTTCGCATCGAACAGTAACCCCGTCACATCCAGTTACACCGAGTTTATGGAGCAGCTACAAAAGCTGCCGTCTTCTTATCCACCGAACCAAGTTGCTCCTTCAGCACTTCACCAAAGAAACCAACCAGAAAATGGTGCCTATCCATTCTCTTTTAGCGACCCAGCCGAGGTAGCTAATGGTAGCACTTCGCGATCCTTTACAATCGCCAGCGTTCCCCCCATTGCTATTCCTGCGTCTTCGCCAGCGACCGGAGTGCAGAATCCTCAGAGCTCTCCATCAAGATTACACACTCTCATGTGGAAGTAA